A DNA window from Boseongicola sp. contains the following coding sequences:
- a CDS encoding IS3 family transposase (programmed frameshift), producing the protein MRQTTGTRRSPGEKIVKEIKRATRKQYSSEEKIRIVLDGLRGEDSIAELCRREGISQGIYYKWSKDFMEAGKRRLAGDTARAATTDEVKDLRREARDLKEVVAEQTLELRLLKKHDRRWGRPRMRYAASEKLEIIRLVEGSHLSARRTLAKLGIPRTTFYRWYDRYRQRGDAGLVDQAPKPRHVWNRIPDEVRRKVVKLALQETELSPRELAVTFTDRERYFVSESSVYRALKAHDLITSPAFIVLKAANEFKDKTTAINQLWQTDFTYLKVLGWGWFYLSTILDDYSRYIISWKLCTNMRAEDVTDTLDLALQASGCDQVHVIHKPRLLSDNGSSYVSGDLAEWLQDKGMKHSRGAPYHPQTQGKIERWHQTLKNRILLENYFLPGDLETQIEAFVDHYNHKRYHESLNNVTPADVYFGRDKAILRQRERIKRKTLEARRLHHRQRAA; encoded by the exons ATGAGACAGACAACTGGAACTCGCAGGAGCCCCGGCGAGAAGATCGTCAAAGAGATCAAGCGCGCGACGCGCAAACAGTATTCGTCAGAAGAGAAGATCCGGATCGTGCTGGATGGCTTGCGTGGCGAAGACAGCATTGCTGAGTTGTGCCGTCGTGAGGGAATATCTCAAGGTATCTACTACAAATGGTCCAAGGACTTCATGGAAGCTGGCAAACGGCGGCTTGCTGGAGATACGGCGCGTGCGGCTACGACCGACGAAGTCAAGGACCTGCGCCGCGAAGCCCGAGACCTGAAGGAGGTCGTTGCCGAGCAAACACTGGAACTGCGTCTTCTC AAAAAGCATGACCGGCGGTGGGGGCGACCAAGAATGAGGTATGCTGCATCTGAGAAGTTGGAGATCATCCGGCTTGTTGAGGGGTCGCATTTGTCTGCTCGTCGAACATTGGCAAAGCTGGGCATCCCCCGCACCACATTTTACCGTTGGTATGATCGGTATCGGCAGCGCGGCGACGCTGGCCTTGTGGATCAAGCGCCTAAGCCCAGACATGTCTGGAACCGCATCCCCGACGAAGTCCGGCGCAAGGTCGTCAAGCTGGCGCTGCAGGAGACGGAGCTGTCGCCGCGCGAACTGGCAGTGACGTTCACGGATCGGGAGCGCTACTTCGTCTCGGAATCTTCAGTCTATCGGGCCCTGAAGGCCCACGATCTGATCACCAGCCCGGCCTTTATCGTGCTCAAGGCGGCAAACGAGTTCAAAGACAAGACCACTGCGATCAACCAGCTTTGGCAAACCGACTTCACCTATCTCAAAGTGCTTGGCTGGGGCTGGTTCTATCTCAGCACAATCCTGGACGACTACAGCCGCTACATCATCTCGTGGAAACTCTGCACGAACATGCGGGCAGAGGACGTGACGGACACCCTGGATTTGGCGCTACAAGCATCAGGGTGCGATCAGGTTCACGTCATCCACAAACCCCGCCTCCTCAGCGACAACGGGTCCAGTTACGTCTCTGGCGATCTGGCTGAATGGCTGCAGGACAAAGGCATGAAGCATTCTCGGGGCGCACCATATCATCCCCAGACACAGGGCAAGATCGAGAGGTGGCATCAAACCCTGAAGAACCGCATCCTATTGGAGAACTACTTCCTTCCGGGAGACCTCGAAACCCAGATCGAAGCCTTCGTCGATCACTACAATCACAAGCGCTACCACGAGAGCCTGAACAACGTCACACCCGCCGACGTCTACTTCGGGCGTGACAAAGCCATTCTAAGACAACGGGAAAGGATCAAACGAAAGACGCTCGAAGCGCGGCGCTTGCATCACAGACAGCGCGCCGCATAA
- a CDS encoding extracellular solute-binding protein: MRKFGLVSSAVLMIAGATAASADEISVVCSAEQDWCDLMVAAFEAENPDTDVLMVRKSTGETLAQIRAEAGNPKIDVWWGGTGDPHLIAAEEGLTQASGVDTSELLGWAQNMATISQGKAIGIYAGALAMAYNSEILAEKDIAPPACWADLEDPRFAGEIQVANPNSSGTAYTELATFVQLFGEDEAYTKLAAIGKNVNSYTKSGSAPSKAAARGETGVSIGFMHDMVNLAAQGFPLVAVAPCEGTGYEVGAVSVIEGARNFDGAKAWVEFALRADIQSRAPETGSFQVPSNSNAEVAPESPDLASIKLIDYDFATYGSSETRARLLARWDSDVGDPNPQQ, translated from the coding sequence ATGAGAAAATTTGGTTTGGTCTCATCAGCCGTCTTGATGATTGCAGGTGCAACGGCCGCATCAGCGGACGAAATTAGCGTTGTCTGTAGCGCGGAACAAGACTGGTGTGACTTGATGGTCGCCGCTTTTGAGGCAGAAAACCCCGACACCGACGTCCTGATGGTGCGCAAGTCCACAGGCGAGACATTGGCGCAGATCCGCGCCGAAGCGGGCAATCCAAAGATTGACGTTTGGTGGGGTGGCACGGGCGATCCACACTTGATTGCCGCCGAAGAGGGGCTGACTCAAGCGTCGGGTGTCGATACGTCAGAGTTGCTTGGTTGGGCGCAGAACATGGCGACAATTTCGCAAGGAAAGGCAATTGGTATTTATGCCGGTGCTTTGGCCATGGCTTACAATTCCGAGATTTTGGCTGAAAAAGACATCGCACCGCCAGCGTGTTGGGCCGATCTAGAAGACCCACGATTTGCGGGTGAAATTCAGGTCGCGAACCCAAACAGTTCCGGCACGGCCTATACAGAGCTTGCGACATTTGTGCAGTTGTTTGGCGAAGACGAGGCATACACAAAGCTTGCCGCGATCGGCAAGAACGTGAATTCGTATACCAAGTCAGGGTCAGCCCCTTCCAAAGCAGCAGCGCGCGGTGAAACAGGGGTCTCAATTGGATTTATGCATGACATGGTCAATCTCGCTGCTCAGGGCTTCCCACTCGTTGCTGTCGCGCCCTGTGAAGGCACAGGCTATGAGGTTGGCGCGGTCAGCGTCATCGAGGGTGCGCGCAACTTTGACGGTGCCAAGGCATGGGTGGAATTTGCGCTTCGCGCAGACATTCAGTCGCGCGCTCCAGAAACTGGATCGTTCCAAGTCCCATCAAACTCCAATGCAGAAGTTGCACCAGAATCGCCTGATCTCGCGTCGATCAAACTGATCGATTACGACTTCGCGACGTATGGATCGAGCGAGACACGGGCGCGGTTGCTGGCACGCTGGGATTCTGATGTGGGTGATCCCAACCCGCAGCAATAA
- a CDS encoding thiamine pyrophosphate-binding protein: MAGRNYLTGAEAMVQMLERNGVRHMFGLCGDTTLPFYDALSRMDHGITHFLTRDERHAGYMADAYARVTGKPGVCEGPSGGGATYILPGVVEANESSVPILAITSDVATTSAGKYPLTELDQEALFRPLTKWNASLDNASRLPAMMRRAFREMTTGRPGSVHLALPFDTQKNEVDEAEIWIDPNHQRFPATPSGPDMAEIRAAAEALRNASAAVVVCGGGPVIAGAFDALQELAELLDLPIATTVSGQGAIAETHPQAIGVVGSNGGVASTRSVVDSADLVMYVGCRAGSVTTERWRSPPTGTTIVHIDSDPGVIGANYPTDVSVVADARLALEALVTELKSDPGTGHDGAAKAASAWEGKLRDFAPLADSAERPIRPEAVMAAMMDTLGDDATIVADPGTPCPYFSAHYRWRKPGRHFITNRAHGALGFSLAASMGAHIGRPEAKTVAVMGDGSFGFSCGEFETFARYNIPVTAIVFSNATYGWIKAGQDSGFGKRYYNVDFNRTDHAAVARAFGVKSWTVEDPAQLRSVMREAFAHDGPTLIDIISQPLHEAAAPVSEWVA; encoded by the coding sequence ATGGCTGGCCGAAACTATCTGACAGGCGCGGAAGCGATGGTGCAGATGCTGGAGCGAAATGGCGTGCGCCATATGTTCGGGCTTTGTGGAGACACAACGCTGCCGTTCTACGATGCACTTTCGCGAATGGATCATGGGATCACCCATTTTCTGACGCGGGATGAGCGGCACGCCGGTTACATGGCGGATGCCTACGCGCGTGTGACCGGAAAGCCGGGCGTTTGCGAAGGTCCATCCGGTGGCGGTGCGACGTATATTTTACCGGGCGTCGTTGAGGCGAACGAAAGTTCAGTGCCGATATTGGCGATTACTTCGGACGTTGCGACAACGTCCGCCGGGAAGTATCCGCTCACTGAGCTGGATCAGGAGGCGTTGTTCCGTCCGCTGACCAAGTGGAATGCGTCGCTGGATAACGCCAGTCGGTTACCCGCTATGATGCGACGGGCATTTCGTGAAATGACAACCGGGCGACCTGGTTCAGTCCATCTGGCATTGCCGTTTGACACGCAGAAAAACGAAGTCGACGAGGCCGAGATCTGGATTGATCCGAACCATCAGAGATTTCCGGCAACACCTTCAGGACCTGACATGGCGGAGATCAGGGCGGCAGCGGAAGCGTTGCGAAATGCGTCAGCGGCCGTTGTCGTTTGCGGTGGGGGTCCGGTAATTGCCGGAGCTTTTGATGCGCTGCAAGAACTTGCCGAACTTCTGGATTTACCGATTGCGACGACGGTTTCGGGGCAGGGTGCTATTGCCGAAACGCATCCACAGGCCATTGGAGTTGTGGGATCAAATGGCGGTGTGGCTTCGACACGTTCAGTCGTCGATAGCGCCGATCTGGTTATGTATGTCGGATGCCGAGCAGGGTCCGTTACGACCGAGCGGTGGCGCAGCCCACCGACGGGAACAACGATTGTTCATATCGATAGCGATCCCGGCGTGATTGGCGCGAATTATCCAACTGATGTTTCTGTCGTGGCCGATGCGCGGCTTGCGTTAGAGGCGCTGGTTACGGAATTGAAATCTGATCCCGGCACCGGTCATGACGGAGCTGCGAAAGCTGCAAGTGCCTGGGAAGGCAAGTTGCGGGATTTTGCCCCCCTGGCCGACAGTGCAGAACGACCCATTCGGCCTGAAGCAGTGATGGCAGCGATGATGGACACGTTAGGTGATGATGCCACGATTGTTGCAGACCCCGGAACGCCTTGCCCGTATTTTTCAGCTCATTACCGGTGGCGAAAACCCGGCCGGCATTTCATTACAAACCGGGCGCATGGGGCGCTGGGCTTTTCATTGGCGGCTTCGATGGGCGCGCATATTGGACGTCCGGAAGCGAAAACCGTCGCCGTGATGGGCGATGGATCGTTTGGGTTCAGCTGCGGCGAGTTCGAGACGTTTGCGCGCTACAATATCCCTGTCACTGCGATTGTGTTTTCGAATGCAACGTATGGATGGATAAAAGCCGGGCAGGATTCCGGCTTTGGCAAGCGATATTACAATGTTGATTTCAATCGAACAGATCATGCCGCGGTTGCGCGGGCGTTTGGCGTGAAGTCGTGGACGGTAGAGGACCCGGCGCAACTGCGTTCCGTGATGCGTGAGGCTTTTGCGCACGATGGGCCGACGCTGATTGATATCATATCGCAACCACTGCACGAAGCGGCAGCACCAGTTTCAGAGTGGGTTGCCTGA
- a CDS encoding response regulator: MHRAKIGIVDDEAGMRDALVALLTENQFDPIPMESSADFLVLRETVDFDLVLIDLQLKGESGLALAMDIRHKGDLPIVMLTGRGDETDKIVGLEVGADDYLLKPFNPRELIARIRAVLRRYGKGVGASMAPERDDKNIALGNLAVDRTNKIVTAQDGSEVPLTNAEYRLLDFFLDRPNKIIPRVDLLAEIGSDLNRYMDRTIDVLILRLRRKIEENPSKPVHLQTRRGQGYIFVTEHSGQNQ; the protein is encoded by the coding sequence ATGCATCGTGCGAAAATTGGGATAGTGGACGACGAAGCCGGGATGCGCGACGCGCTCGTCGCTTTGCTGACCGAAAACCAATTTGATCCGATCCCCATGGAAAGCAGCGCGGATTTTTTGGTGCTCCGCGAGACTGTCGACTTTGATCTGGTCTTGATCGATTTGCAGCTCAAAGGCGAAAGCGGTCTCGCCTTGGCGATGGATATTCGACACAAGGGCGATCTGCCCATCGTGATGCTCACTGGCCGAGGCGATGAGACTGACAAGATTGTTGGACTGGAGGTCGGCGCGGATGACTATTTGCTGAAACCCTTCAATCCGCGCGAATTGATTGCGCGCATTCGTGCTGTGCTGCGCAGGTATGGAAAAGGGGTTGGTGCTTCGATGGCGCCAGAAAGAGACGACAAGAACATCGCCCTAGGCAATCTGGCCGTTGATCGCACCAACAAGATTGTCACTGCGCAGGATGGTAGCGAAGTGCCTTTGACCAATGCCGAATATCGGTTGCTTGATTTCTTTCTTGACCGGCCCAACAAAATCATTCCGCGTGTTGATCTGCTTGCTGAAATTGGCAGCGATCTAAACCGCTATATGGACCGCACGATTGACGTTTTGATTCTGCGGCTGCGTCGCAAGATCGAAGAAAACCCCTCCAAACCGGTTCACCTTCAGACGCGCCGAGGTCAGGGTTATATCTTTGTCACTGAGCATTCGGGGCAAAATCAATGA
- a CDS encoding muconate cycloisomerase, which translates to MGALDQNIVGYDLWHLSVPVVSVRDHGIGKVGGACEIVVLRLTSEGGEEGFGEASPWSVFTGSPEAAYAALDRYIRPFVVGRSVADSAAIMADAARAVAFCTDAKAALESALLDLAGRISGVPVHALLGGRCRREIPLSVSLANPDWAADRELLARLVDDGVGIVKLKTGFKDHAFDLLRLEELAQDFPTMRVRVDFNQGLEPDGATRRVQDIAAFEPEFIEQPVLHHHYDLMAEIRASIDVPLLADESVFGPEDMTRAVREGICDGVSVKTMKAGGLVRAQTVARMAATAGMTAYGGDMFETGLAHLAGVHMIAATPEIGLGCEFYQAKYYLETDILEESFPCEGGSVQVPSGPGLGIRPDIEKLGHFRV; encoded by the coding sequence ATGGGCGCGCTGGATCAGAATATTGTTGGATACGACCTTTGGCATCTCTCGGTGCCAGTGGTCTCTGTTCGCGATCACGGCATCGGCAAAGTTGGTGGTGCCTGTGAGATAGTCGTGCTGCGGCTGACTTCTGAGGGTGGCGAAGAGGGGTTTGGCGAAGCGTCTCCATGGTCGGTTTTCACCGGGTCTCCGGAAGCGGCATATGCGGCGCTGGATCGCTATATTCGTCCATTTGTTGTTGGTCGGTCAGTTGCGGACAGCGCGGCAATTATGGCTGATGCGGCTCGCGCGGTTGCGTTTTGCACAGATGCGAAAGCAGCGTTGGAGTCGGCGCTGTTAGATTTGGCTGGTCGGATATCTGGCGTTCCGGTTCACGCCCTTTTGGGAGGACGTTGCCGGCGCGAGATACCTTTGTCAGTGTCGTTGGCAAATCCGGACTGGGCGGCGGATCGAGAATTGTTGGCGCGTCTGGTTGATGACGGTGTGGGCATTGTGAAGCTGAAAACCGGTTTCAAAGACCACGCTTTTGATTTGCTGAGGTTGGAGGAACTCGCTCAGGATTTTCCGACGATGCGGGTTCGGGTCGATTTTAATCAGGGTTTGGAACCGGACGGTGCGACACGCCGGGTTCAGGATATTGCTGCGTTCGAGCCTGAGTTCATCGAACAACCTGTGCTGCATCATCATTATGATTTGATGGCGGAAATCCGGGCCTCGATTGATGTGCCGCTTTTGGCGGATGAAAGCGTTTTTGGTCCAGAAGACATGACCCGTGCGGTTCGCGAAGGGATTTGTGATGGCGTGTCGGTCAAGACCATGAAAGCCGGTGGGTTGGTTCGGGCGCAGACCGTAGCGAGGATGGCGGCGACGGCAGGAATGACTGCGTACGGCGGAGACATGTTCGAGACTGGATTGGCGCATTTGGCGGGTGTGCACATGATCGCGGCGACACCTGAGATTGGGTTGGGCTGCGAGTTTTACCAAGCGAAATACTATTTGGAGACGGATATTCTGGAGGAATCATTCCCGTGTGAGGGTGGTTCTGTGCAGGTGCCAAGTGGGCCGGGTTTGGGGATCAGGCCAGATATCGAAAAACTAGGGCATTTCCGAGTATGA
- a CDS encoding response regulator: MIEQEGAKLLTVLDRVRTDWPETRFDNAPEPQQPVSDILDSMTAGVSDLVAASRNLDALQAQLREQTAVLGVLRNIATTATASPAGDDATRLIWWSLQSMNADALNAAYAGNLIGVGEEQRHYLRQRETLDGVILNARHEVFLQRLEGTVWGVTGIFELRRFELSSNLAAQNALFRIRHDANRINELAGEYADQAEAFLAGERAASSRTIWGARMSVAVISAVSLALAMTAAIYVSQYVTFNITRVSAAMVRLAKGDRASALPRRLDGKDEIGDLFRSFRSFRANALRLDRSNRQLDQRNALFEKVFTNISDGIAIADAGGRVTARNPAFLKILRLPDESPEAVSLVDWLHQGRFATAAQEVGLKHDHRGHCELVSSDGQVLDIRASKLPDDGRVWLLADVTERRKMSDRLQQIDRIETLGKVAGDTAHDFANILSTIRTQAHLAETRGHDASESLDAIGNAVDFGASLTDRLLAFARKQSLTPEVVDLNALVEGMADLVEISLKPNVQLDIALHTTPLHVRVDPGQLESALLNLLLNANNAVADVGKIKVTLDQNRTDQARIFIEDDGHGMPVEVLDRAIEPFFTTREGEGGTGLGLSIVYGFIRQTGGQLHIESEAGHGTQIEVLLPLATVDQTEEQLPSANACLLVEDDPKTRASVRTLLVEFGYDVTTSDTGPEAMSLLQQNRFDLLISDLDLGGAVDGLDFVKTAWHGPHEVKTIIMSGNSSAQKVVPDHTAFMEKPVTGDKLAEVL, from the coding sequence CTGATCGAACAAGAGGGCGCGAAACTTCTGACCGTCCTGGATCGTGTCCGCACCGACTGGCCAGAGACCCGTTTTGACAACGCTCCAGAGCCTCAACAGCCGGTTTCGGATATTCTGGATAGTATGACGGCAGGCGTGTCCGACCTTGTGGCCGCGTCACGCAATCTTGACGCGCTACAGGCACAATTGCGCGAGCAGACAGCAGTCCTTGGCGTTCTGCGGAACATCGCAACAACGGCAACCGCATCGCCGGCAGGCGATGATGCTACACGCCTGATCTGGTGGTCGCTTCAAAGCATGAACGCGGATGCATTGAATGCAGCCTACGCTGGAAACCTGATCGGCGTTGGTGAAGAACAACGTCATTATCTGCGACAGCGTGAGACGCTCGATGGGGTCATACTTAACGCGCGTCACGAAGTCTTTCTTCAGCGTCTCGAAGGCACGGTCTGGGGTGTGACGGGCATTTTCGAACTGAGACGCTTTGAGCTTTCGAGCAACCTAGCCGCTCAAAATGCGCTGTTCCGCATTCGCCACGATGCGAACCGCATTAACGAACTTGCAGGCGAATACGCAGATCAGGCCGAAGCCTTTCTGGCAGGTGAGCGGGCCGCCTCGTCACGTACAATCTGGGGCGCACGCATGTCCGTTGCCGTCATTAGCGCGGTCAGTCTTGCCCTGGCCATGACCGCGGCCATCTATGTATCGCAATATGTCACGTTCAACATCACGCGGGTCTCGGCCGCGATGGTTCGGCTTGCAAAAGGAGATCGCGCCAGCGCTTTACCGCGCCGTCTTGATGGTAAGGACGAGATCGGAGATCTCTTTCGGTCCTTTCGCAGTTTTCGGGCAAACGCCTTGCGATTGGATCGATCTAACCGGCAATTGGATCAGCGCAACGCGCTTTTTGAAAAAGTATTCACGAATATCTCGGACGGCATCGCCATTGCGGATGCGGGAGGGCGTGTGACAGCGCGCAACCCTGCGTTCCTCAAAATCCTGCGGCTGCCAGATGAATCACCCGAGGCCGTTTCGCTCGTCGACTGGCTGCACCAAGGGCGTTTTGCCACAGCTGCACAGGAGGTTGGCCTTAAGCACGATCATCGCGGCCATTGTGAATTGGTATCGTCAGATGGGCAGGTGTTGGACATTCGTGCCAGCAAGTTGCCCGACGATGGTCGTGTCTGGCTTTTGGCCGACGTGACAGAACGGCGTAAGATGTCTGATCGGCTGCAACAAATCGACCGTATCGAAACGCTTGGCAAAGTCGCAGGCGACACCGCCCATGATTTCGCCAACATCCTGTCAACCATCCGAACCCAAGCGCACCTGGCTGAAACCCGCGGCCACGACGCAAGCGAGAGCCTTGATGCCATTGGAAATGCCGTTGATTTTGGAGCGTCTCTCACGGATCGCCTTTTGGCATTTGCTCGCAAACAAAGCCTTACGCCTGAGGTTGTAGATCTTAATGCCTTGGTAGAAGGAATGGCTGATCTGGTCGAGATTAGTCTCAAGCCAAATGTACAATTGGACATCGCGTTACATACGACGCCACTGCATGTACGCGTTGATCCGGGCCAACTGGAATCGGCGCTGTTGAACCTGCTGCTAAACGCCAACAACGCCGTCGCAGATGTTGGGAAGATCAAGGTCACCCTCGATCAAAATAGGACCGACCAAGCCCGCATTTTTATCGAAGATGACGGACATGGCATGCCCGTAGAGGTTCTTGATCGCGCGATTGAGCCCTTCTTCACAACACGAGAAGGCGAAGGCGGAACCGGCCTTGGCCTCTCCATTGTCTACGGCTTCATTCGGCAAACTGGCGGGCAGCTACATATCGAAAGCGAAGCCGGACATGGGACGCAAATTGAAGTGCTATTGCCACTTGCGACGGTTGATCAGACGGAAGAACAGCTTCCTTCTGCAAATGCATGCTTGCTTGTAGAGGACGATCCAAAAACGCGCGCGTCTGTCAGGACGCTTCTTGTTGAATTTGGATATGATGTGACAACAAGCGACACGGGCCCCGAGGCGATGAGCCTGCTTCAACAAAACCGATTTGATCTGCTGATTAGCGACCTTGATCTTGGCGGGGCTGTTGATGGTCTTGATTTTGTCAAAACAGCTTGGCATGGGCCGCACGAAGTGAAGACGATTATCATGTCGGGCAATTCGTCCGCGCAAAAGGTCGTGCCTGATCATACAGCGTTCATGGAAAAGCCAGTTACAGGCGACAAGCTTGCAGAAGTTCTTTGA
- a CDS encoding LysR family transcriptional regulator, translated as MSTPFRQFQAFHAIIEKGTVTAAAEHLGISQPAISNLLSQLERKTKLHLFERTRGRLVPTPEASVLFDEIDTVVRGLDHVNQAVVDLQNQKAGQLQVASTHALAFGFMPQEIATFVKDRPNLTIAFTSQYSAKIQEWVTAGLFEIGICERPIRNDGLNRKELYFETLLTLPNDSPLSEHDVITPELLDDTPFIVMGPDHMVSRRTREAFHSTGTNFRVRSHTDLFRNALSLVKQGLGAALIDPFTLAADDGKGYIVRRFAPAILIDMSVVTAKDRPISTIGQQFLDQIVPRMQSMAAPLSRTSGNPL; from the coding sequence ATGTCCACACCCTTCCGCCAGTTCCAGGCCTTCCACGCCATCATCGAAAAAGGCACGGTTACCGCCGCCGCTGAGCATCTTGGAATTTCGCAGCCCGCGATCTCAAATCTTCTGTCCCAGCTCGAGCGCAAAACCAAACTGCACCTCTTCGAACGCACCCGTGGTCGCCTGGTCCCCACACCCGAAGCCAGTGTTCTGTTTGACGAAATTGATACCGTCGTACGGGGCCTCGACCACGTCAATCAGGCGGTGGTGGATTTACAAAACCAAAAGGCGGGCCAGCTTCAGGTCGCTTCAACCCACGCACTCGCGTTCGGCTTTATGCCTCAGGAAATCGCGACTTTCGTAAAAGACCGTCCCAACCTCACCATCGCGTTCACTTCACAGTACTCCGCGAAAATCCAGGAATGGGTCACTGCCGGCTTGTTCGAAATCGGCATCTGCGAACGCCCGATTCGCAACGACGGTCTGAACCGCAAAGAGCTCTATTTCGAAACCTTGCTAACGCTGCCAAATGACAGTCCCCTTTCTGAACATGACGTAATCACACCAGAACTTCTGGACGACACGCCTTTTATCGTGATGGGCCCCGACCATATGGTCAGCCGCCGCACCCGCGAGGCGTTCCATTCCACCGGCACCAACTTTAGGGTGCGCAGCCACACAGATTTGTTCAGAAACGCCCTAAGTCTTGTGAAACAGGGACTTGGCGCAGCGCTGATCGATCCATTCACTCTCGCCGCTGACGATGGAAAAGGCTACATCGTGCGCCGCTTTGCGCCGGCGATACTCATCGATATGTCCGTGGTAACCGCCAAAGACCGCCCGATCTCAACGATCGGCCAACAATTTCTTGATCAGATTGTTCCGCGCATGCAGTCGATGGCAGCGCCTCTGTCCCGCACGTCAGGCAACCCACTCTGA
- a CDS encoding aspartate/glutamate racemase family protein, with translation MKVTGGKSIYGASVGILMLEAQFPRIPGDMGNATTWDFPVHYKVVRGASPDKVVRHSAKGLLQPFLDAASELVKDGVDGITTNCGFLSLFQAEIAESVDVPVATSSLMQIPLVNAMLPENRQVGILTISGSTLTSDHLKAANVPSSTPITSTEGGDEFTRVILNDEAELDIELARQDNVDAALKLVRNNPEVGAIVLECTNMIPYAADIRTATGLPVYSMLSFISWFQSGLVPRRF, from the coding sequence TTGAAAGTCACGGGTGGAAAATCGATCTATGGTGCGTCCGTTGGGATTCTCATGCTGGAAGCACAGTTCCCCCGCATTCCCGGCGACATGGGCAATGCAACAACCTGGGATTTCCCTGTTCACTACAAAGTTGTGCGCGGCGCATCTCCGGACAAGGTCGTTCGGCATTCCGCCAAAGGCTTGCTACAACCCTTTCTCGATGCCGCAAGCGAACTGGTCAAAGACGGCGTCGATGGTATCACCACAAACTGCGGATTTCTGTCTCTGTTTCAGGCCGAAATCGCCGAAAGCGTCGATGTCCCTGTCGCCACGTCATCGCTGATGCAAATTCCCCTCGTCAACGCAATGCTACCCGAAAATCGCCAAGTCGGTATCCTCACCATCTCGGGAAGCACATTGACTTCAGATCATTTGAAAGCCGCAAACGTACCCTCATCTACCCCCATCACATCAACCGAAGGCGGCGACGAATTCACCCGTGTGATCCTGAATGACGAGGCCGAACTAGATATCGAACTAGCTCGCCAAGATAACGTCGACGCAGCGTTGAAACTGGTGCGCAATAACCCCGAGGTCGGTGCGATCGTGCTGGAATGCACAAACATGATTCCCTACGCCGCCGACATACGTACTGCCACCGGGCTTCCAGTCTATTCAATGCTAAGTTTTATAAGTTGGTTCCAAAGCGGACTGGTTCCGCGGCGGTTCTGA